One window of the Trypanosoma brucei gambiense DAL972 chromosome 5, complete sequence genome contains the following:
- a CDS encoding T. brucei spp.-specific protein: MKNFVNANPTDTPNTTDDTGRQKNTHTRRRTACISCDVVSNFNERGSRSRFLLPRLSSVDEKSADSKSWKGLAGMKLPTLTTRETHSTTRTSTSNSRGPLTSPRIGRSRRESKIRSAESTVCSWGTYAFADELAQKKSPVVAPLHLPSLLEVQTRGDHQRQSRWQSEVAMPSTESQLRDWSGPSAWGLFANAKEGVKDVQEVTRSPPARSPARETHKLDVSDHLVLVSDSNKSRLLSTSIITCCLGRKTVELQQLSIQMNPIKSIPPPTNPRRLKQLSPNVLNVVAAGSPHLKPMAPKTPTKPKGVGREMTWRESSFRPLVPTFAPQCDVEPHLRLSSPFSQSCFKDNSWSGGEGSYSFFPLFGPT; this comes from the coding sequence ATGAAAAATTTTGTGAATGCAAACCCCACAGACACGCCCAACACAACCGATGACACTGGAAGGCAGAagaatacacacacacgcagaagAACGGCATGTATTTCCTGCGACGTGGTTTCCAACTTCAACGAAAGGGGTAGTCGATCGCGGTTTCTGCTGCCCCGTTTGAGCAGCGTAGATGAAAAGAGCGCTGATTCAAAATCATGGAAAGGATTAGCGGGAATGAAGTTACCGACACTAACAACACGTGAAACACATTCAACAACGAGGACAAGCACATCCAATTCCCGTGGTCCTTTAACCTCACCAAGAATAGGGAGGAGCCGTCGTGAGAGCAAAATCCGGAGCGCAGAGTCCACCGTCTGCTCCTGGGGGACGTATGCATTTGCGGATGAACTCgctcaaaaaaaatccccCGTAGTGGCTCCActtcaccttccttctctcctgGAAGTGCAAACTCGGGGGGATCATCAGCGACAATCGCGGTGGCAAAGTGAAGTTGCGATGCCTTCAACGGAATCACAACTGCGCGACTGGAGTGGCCCGAGTGCTTGGGGGTTGTTTGCCAATGCGAAAGAAGGTGTGAAGGACGTACAGGAAGTGACAAGGAGTCCACCGGCGCGCTCTCCTGCTCGTGAAACTCACAAACTTGACGTATCGGATCATTTGGTGTTGGTTAGCGATTCCAACAAATCGAGACTTCTTTCCACGTCGATCATCACGTGTTGCTTGGGCCGAAAAACTGTTGAACTTCAACAACTGTCGATACAAATGAACCCGATTAAATCGATCCCACCCCCTACTAACCCACGGCGCCTGAAGCAGCTGAGTCCCAACGTTTTAAACGTAGTTGCGGCGGGTTCACCTCATCTGAAGCCAATGGCACCTAAAACTCCTACAAAACCCAAAGGCGTGGGGCGGGAAATGACATGGCGGGAGTCATCTTTTCGGCCACTTGTGCCAACGTTTGCACCCCAATGCGACGTGGAGCCGCATCTGAGGTTGTCGTCACCCTTCTCGCAGTCTTGTTTTAAAGATAATTCATGGAGTGGTGGCGAAGGTTCCTATAgtttctttcccttatttGGTCCCACGTAA
- a CDS encoding translation initiation factor, putative: MAEQPEVSKELRLGGRSRGANAAGDNRRSKAPRASEAVPYEEATTLKDPFVTSSVSGPTTTPTTTTNPPPPVAPSPVVAEDIFAIAYDTYSAADLHALLQQVTRSEVERLMAEFDQQRRKTNHAPRVERFLDVTGSSSSNNNNSNSTGSEVCTGYTYNDMLQRIFIALNRNKESSGMSERNQLPVPQVEKISKKKVVIVNFRRICEVFSRPIEDVKDYIEKELSVGGNLDSNDSLILKYEIQKVTDFDKILIKYLDEYVKCNSCHKIDTTLTKEGRRMELRCNWCTATRSVQAVGSATYSAQVGKRSRARRQAMTL; this comes from the coding sequence ATGGCTGAACAACCGGAAGTTTCAAAAGAGTTACGGCTTGGGGGCCGTTCCCGAGGGGCAAATGCCGCCGGTGACAACCGCCGCTCCAAAGCTCCGCGCGCGAGTGAAGCGGTACCGTATGAGGAGGCCACGACATTAAAAGATCCCTTCGTAACATCCAGCGTTTCGGGCCCAACCACAACcccaaccacaacaacaaatccTCCACCGCCGGTAGCACCGAGTCCCGTAGTCGCAGAGGATATTTTTGCAATAGCATACGACACGTACAGCGCGGCAGATCTTCACGCGTTGCTTCAACAAGTAACTCGAAGCGAAGTGGAGCGGCTGATGGCGGAGTTTGATCAGCAACGGCGGAAAACAAATCATGCGCCTCGTGTGGAACGTTTCCTCGACGTTaccggcagcagcagcagcaacaacaacaactccaACAGCACGGGCTCTGAGGTTTGCACTGGATATACCTACAACGATATGCTGCAGCGAATCTTTATTGCGCTAAACCGTAACAAAGAGAGCAGCGGCATGTCGGAGCGCAATCAGCTACCTGTGCCGCAGGTggagaaaataagtaaaaagaaggttGTTATTGTCAACTTTCGCAGAATATGTGAGGTGTTCAGCCGCCCTATTGAGGATGTGAAGGATTATATTGAGAAGGAGCTCTCTGTTGGTGGGAACCTTGACAGCAACGACTCTCTCATTCTCAAGTATGAAATTCAGAAAGTGACAGATTTCGATAAAATTTTGATAAAGTATTTGGACGAGTACGTGAAGTGTAACTCATGCCACAAGATTGACACCACACTAACGAAGGAGGGTAGGCGTATGGAATTGCGGTGCAATTGGTGCACAGCTACGCGCTCTGTGCAAGCAGTAGGATCGGCAACGTACAGTGCGCAGGTTGGCAAACGTTCCCGTGCACGACGTCAAGCCATGACACTTTAG
- a CDS encoding protein kinase, putative: MVVRPLFCMLVFVAFVTVLFGANVVYLLGAAESSTLRRATNGTLKDSDDSWVPFDSEMAIGRAYSAVVWLNGSLVIIGGCRDVACTQRVNAVDIVDPSDQTEPQHMELPIKLGGRGLGSGAHGNATPLMVAGPTSAVRVDDIDDQNNSGVYVVGACSYYYPERDGFPQSPLVREQYASIWALSNDMTKVVDHFLTQSWVSDSRGAEAEERVGDSVPAGTVLRANATCASHGHLLFIVGGVDMNTGGVIGTVDVYDTQKRQYHPDIFNLTTAVRNPLVTLDNALMYVVGGEVHHDGPLEQWESELFRECSEGHKWVNATDNPGEVSSVGLWCPTPAVQVVMLVESDPLVNDDNSSKTSASLSLSLIPGVPCNMELSIPSPQKRHMFAFNGRLCVMMNSSFVNCLDIEKLFNHTNPNNGNDSSPDMWEPLIGGRSPLPTEISTPFAFPLSTGLLGATMVFFNIGGFDADGTASTRLFYRASDVAVTSVAEVRAVIPVGVPLNLTLRPPRSGFVRLSSNVRCTDNVAGTTDAQVFQQEDEATVAVFYPMGEATRVFVCFANGFVPLPCVDRGCPAAVEMSLLYTPVTFTPFRIHHEVTPQPQEGLNRKLLYTIGVFTTCLAGLIVVVVTTTVISRPVTAGGPDGDYTVHLLAKEERKTIGSRISPKRAGGRRQFVAEPDRSHRRKVAEAASGSAATPRNLRIAGDGANFRTEMDMVVKNTTRDSRYEVVRRIGEGAFSSVYLVKHRRSKQQFALKYLVCRDNKERLDALRECETINSLQGHPNIIRIVEMFMNYEFTGGNESPSTPQAFLAHAMTSPYVFQPKRGSCAFASKEINCSRLDAPLLDAGIPRAPAGPHGEKRNIPEVPASQKPLAEPQKVDITDPARSHTAKGTDEVSYMPPPSIGKRSKEDNLVSTAPPPSASAASVSTHCGSVRSSNHAQPPPDVHETSPPNAPTRLTTSSAVGAEGNSATVAVRTVGTPSQLTTPARQQAIVVHYPNFAQPTERMPSPIVQQQQQGENNDQCEQQQQEGESLTTSKRTSYAPRGGIHYKDFDIAISASGVARCPQPALPPTPTLPNYVQPAAGSVQYTNFVAEDLCACAPTHCSVPAMSKPKSVADAVRAARLQRNSSTKVLTAEIDTSSILGGHIGREGRVSSLQTVATYQPSLMGQQVQCSERGRNNVCSHSLGAVTNTNHRVDGTQTPRRQPYSMGNGVVILPTNDNVPPASLCHSPLKPVAEVRERSSQPSPDQGLAHSRYLGLVMEYHPLGDLCGYAMRHSATHNPKVRSQLEREKLQAACAYEEKLNKRDEDTSDGVRLISSNSQSPLLPPKVTAPRLFCGEDSCGSSPCGRAAAPDRRVGAASTSNCGSGMNDIYKKLEDMFVMRENPFTEPQLLSIAYQLSSVLHHLHSQRPPIVHRDLKPENILIRGNPLDCSGSSRHEHGGSKSHHGCNREGGSKEGKDVTSPLAVAVEVFDETPKERGKSPRSTSRGGCPTRITADIIPIVVTDFGLAFVLEGRRKMGRGGGTRPYIAPECWVGQTSTASDLWSLGCVLYALATARVTVQTVRLMYEEAEREGFAAMVMNDILARNYSLEFASFVLSLLVTDPDKRLTAKMAMHCFEVVGENFEATHVQFNPNSPFFSNVQEL; encoded by the coding sequence atgGTTGTGCGGCCATTGTTCTGTATGTTGGTGTTTGTAGCTTTTGTAACAGTTTTGTTTGGCGCAAATGTTGTTTATCTGTTGGGTGCGGCAGAATCTTCAACTCTTAGGCGCGCGACCAATGGTACATTGAAGGATTCTGATGATTCATGGGTACCGTTTGACTCGGAAATGGCGATTGGTCGAGCATACAGTGCCGTTGTGTGGTTAAATGGTTCCCTCGTCATCATTGGTGGTTGTAGAGATGTTGCGTGTACTCAGCGCGTCAATGCCGTTGACATTGTGGACCCCAGTGATCAAACGGAGCCACAGCACATGGAACTTCCCATCAAACTGGGCGGTCGAGGACTTGGTAGTGGGGCACACGGGAATGCAACACCTCTTATGGTGGCTGGTCCCACGAGTGCAGTACGGGTAGATGATATTGATGACCAAAACAATTCGGGCGTATATGTTGTTGGTGCCTGCAGTTATTACTACCCTGAGAGGGATGGGTTTCCGCAGTCCCCGTTGGTTAGGGAGCAGTACGCGAGCATATGGGCACTCTCTAATGATATGACCAAAGTTGTGGATCACTTTCTCACACAGTCATGGGTCAGTGACTCAAGGGGAGCAGAGGCGGAAGAGCGCGTGGGTGACAGCGTACCAGCGGGCACAGTACTTCGTGCCAACGCAACATGCGCCTCACATGGCCATTTACTCTTCATCGTGGGCGGAGTTGATATGAACACGGGCGGAGTTATTGGTACTGTGGATGTGTATGATACACAGAAACGGCAGTACCATCCCGATATCTTCAACCTCACAACGGCAGTGCGAAACCCGCTCGTCACACTTGATAACGCACTTATGTATGTTGTCGGTGGTGAGGTGCATCATGACGGGCCCCTTGAGCAGTGGGAATCGGAACTGTTTCGCGAGTGCTCAGAGGGGCACAAATGGGTCAATGCGACGGACAATCCCGGTGAAGTATCTTCCGTGGGTTTGTGGTGTCCTACACCCGCAGTGCAGGTTGTTATGCTTGTTGAAAGTGATCCGCTTGTAAATGACGACAACAGTAGCAAAACTAGTGCGTCCCTTTCCTTGTCTCTTATACCTGGTGTGCCATGTAACATGGAACTGAGCATTCCCAGTCCTCAAAAAAGGCATATGTTTGCCTTCAACGGTAGGTTGTGCGTTATGATGAATAGTAGTTTCGTCAATTGCCTCGACATTGAGAAACTTTTCAACCACACAAATCCCAACAACGGAAATGATAGCAGCCCAGATATGTGGGAACCGCTGATTGGCGGTAGAAGCCCACTTCCAACTGAGATATCAACACCCTTTGCTTTCCCACTCTCAACTGGACTTCTTGGTGCAACCATGGTGTTCTTTAATATTGGTGGTTTCGATGCTGATGGTACGGCTTCCACTCGTCTCTTCTACCGTGCGAGTGATGTTGCGGTCACAAGCGTAGCTGAGGTGCGTGCTGTAATACCCGTTGGTGTCCCGCTTAACCTCACCTTGCGGCCACCCCGCAGCGGATTTGTGCGGTTGTCTAGTAATGTCCGCTGTACGGATAACGTGGCGGGGACTACGGACGCACAAGTATTCCAGCAAGAGGACGAAGCGACGGTGGCGGTGTTCTACCCAATGGGTGAGGCAACGCGTGTTTTCGTGTGCTTTGCCAATGGTTTTGTACCTCTCCCTTGTGTGGACAGAGGTTGCCCTGCAGCGGTAGAAATGTCTCTTCTCTATACTCCGGTCACCTTCACGCCGTTCAGAATTCATCATGAGGTGACTCCGCAACCCCAGGAAGGTCTAAACCGCAAACTTCTGTACACTATTGGCGTCTTTACCACTTGCCTCGCTGGTCTTatcgtggtggtggtgacaaCAACGGTAATTTCTCGTCCTGTAACCGCTGGGGGACCCGATGGGGACTATACTGTACATCTTCTtgcgaaggaagagagaaagacaATTGGTAGCAGAATATCTCCCAAAAGGGCAGGCGGGAGAAGGCAGTTCGTGGCAGAACCAGATAGAAGCCATAGGAGGAAAGTTGCCGAAGCCGCAAGTGGGTCGGCTGCAACTCCGCGGAATCTAAGAATTGCTGGGGATGGTGCAAATTTCAGAACAGAGATGGATATGGTGGTAAAGAACACTACACGGGACTCGCGCTACGAGGTGGTACGACGTATTGGAGAAGGTGCATTTTCGTCTGTATATTTGGTCAAGCATAGACGCAGCAAACAGCAGTTCGCTCTCAAATACCTTGTGTGCAGAGATAACAAAGAACGCTTAGACGCACTAAGGGAGTGTGAAACAATTAACTCCCTGCAGGGCCACCCAAACATTATACGAATTGTGGAAATGTTCATGAATTATGAGTTTACAGGTGGTAATGAATCTCCTTCAACACCACAGGCCTTCTTGGCGCATGCGATGACATCTCCATATGTTTTTCAGCCGAAGCGAGGATCTTGTGCGTTTGCATCGAAGGAAATAAATTGTTCGCGCCTCGACGCACCTCTGTTGGATGCAGGTATCCCGCGTGCACCTGCGGGACCGCATGGAGAAAAACGTAATATACCTGAAGTGCCGGCAAGTCAGAAACCGTTGGCTGAACCTCAGAAGGTCGATATCACAGATCCTGCGAGATCACACACGGCTAAAGGTACGGATGAAGTGTCTTATATGCCACCACCGTCGATCGGCAAGCGGAGTAAAGAGGACAATCTGGTCTCCACTGCACCTCCTCCATCAGCATCTGCTGCCTCGGTGTCAACACATTGTGGAAGTGTACGGTCTTCAAACCACGCACAGCCTCCTCCTGATGTGCATGAAACATCACCGCCAAATGCACCGACCCGTTTAACCACGTCCAGTGCTGTTGGAGCAGAGGGGAACTCGGCAACTGTAGCAGTAAGGACCGTAGGTACACCATCGCAGCTAACTACACCAGCCCGACAGCAAGCCATCGTGGTTCACTACCCCAACTTTGCGCAACCCACGGAACGAATGCCGTCCCCTATagttcaacaacaacaacagggcgAAAACAACGACCAGTgcgagcagcaacagcaggagGGCGAATCACTTACCACTTCAAAGAGAACAAGCTATGCTCCACGGGGTGGAATACACTACAAGGACTTCGATATCGCAATATCTGCTTCTGGTGTCGCCAGATGTCCACAACCGGCATTACCGCCAACACCCACATTACCCAATTACGTGCAACCGGCCGCCGGAAGTGTGCAATACACCAACTTTGTGGCGGAGGACTTATGCGCCTGCGCACCTACGCATTGTTCGGTGCCGGCGATGTCCAAACCGAAGTCGGTCGCAGACGCCGTGCGTGCAGCTCGCCTCCAGAGGAATAGCTCAACTAAAGTGTTGACTGCAGAAATTGACACTTCTAGTATTTTAGGTGGCCACATTGGAAGGGAGGGTCGCGTGTCATCTTTGCAAACAGTGGCGACATATCAACCGTCACTGATGGGGCAGCAGGTGCAATGTAGTGAAAGAGGCCGAAACAATGTTTGTTCTCACTCGCTTGGTGCCGTGACTAACACCAACCATAGGGTGGACGGCACACAAACACCGCGGAGACAGCCATACTCAATGGGAAATGGAGTTGTTATATTACCAACGAATGATAATGTACCTCCAGCTTCACTCTGCCACTCACCACTCAAACCAGTGGCTGAAGTGAGGGAACGTTCTTCACAGCCATCACCGGACCAAGGACTAGCTCATAGCCGCTATCTAGGACTTGTCATGGAGTATCATCCGCTTGGTGACCTCTGTGGTTACGCTATGCGACACTCCGCTACCCATAACCCCAAGGTTCGCTCCCAActagagagggaaaagctGCAAGCAGCATGTGCATATGAAGAAAAACTTAATAAACGAGATGAGGATACTTCGGACGGGGTGCGTCTAATTTCCTCTAACAGTCAAAGCCCGCTTCTCCCTCCAAAAGTCACTGCGCCGAGGTTGTTTTGTGGAGAAGACTCTTGCGGTTCATCGCCATGTGGGCGAGCCGCAGCACCCGACCGTAGAGTAGGTGCGGCTTCCACTAGTAACTGTGGCAGTGGTATGAATGACATATACAAGAAACTGGAGGACATGTTTGTGATGCGCGAAAACCCCTTCACGGAGCCGCAACTACTCTCAATTGCATACCAACTTTCTTCGGTTCTTCACCACTTGCACTCGCAGCGCCCGCCTATAGTACACCGCGATCTTAAGCCCGAAAATATCCTTATTCGTGGGAATCCCCTTGACTGCAGTGGGAGCTCTCGCCATGAGCATGGGGGCAGCAAATCTCATCACGGTTGCAACAGGGAAGGTGGAAgcaaggaggggaaagacGTTACCTCTCCGCTTGCCGTTGCAGTTGAGGTGTTTGACGAGACGccgaaggaaaggggaaagtcACCGCGGTCCACCAGTCGCGGTGGTTGCCCAACGAGAATTACAGCAGATATCATTCCTATTGTTGTAACGGACTTTGGCCTTGCTTTTGTGCTAGAGGGGCGCCGCAAGATGGGGCGAGGAGGTGGCACACGACCGTACATTGCACCGGAGTGTTGGGTTGGTCAAACCTCTACAGCAAGCGACTTGTGGAGCCTCGGTTGCGTGTTGTATGCTCTTGCAACAGCCCGTGTAACGGTACAAACGGTGCGTCTGATGTACGAGGAGGCCGAACGGGAGGGTTTTGCTGCCATGGTGATGAACGACATCCTGGCGCGAAACTATTCGCTTGAATTTGCTAGTTTCGTTCTATCACTGCTGGTGACCGATCCCGACAAGCGGCTAACTGCAAAAATGGCAATGCATTGTTTTGAGGTTGTGGGTGAAAACTTTGAGGCAACGCATGTTCAATTCAACCCTAATAGCCCCTTCTTCAGTAATGTCCAGGAGCTTTAA